ttacaGCAAAAATATGTGATTTATCTTAGTGTTTCATAATAGAAAAACCAGAAGACTGCAAGCTTACATTTCTTAATGTGATAGTGCTGTAAAATAGCACTAGCAAAAGCTTtagataatacaaaaatacataataaaataaatacatttatcataaataaattaagatatcATAAATCTATTCTACACGGTCAGCGAAACTGATTCGTGGGTTACGGTTCCGTCTCTATTAAAATTATGGTAAGACTTCGGcaagattttcaaaatttctatGTTGGGTAGATCAACATGTTTATGTAAAAAACACATTTGAAATTGATCTATTATTTTATCGGTTACTATCCATAATAGCTACCAAAATCTTTGGTAGTGCGATAGAAAACAGGACGATTGTTGCGCGGTTGAAGAATGCGATAGTTGTTTTCAATCGGGTTCCCATTAGAATCCAGAATATTCCAGAACTTGGCCGCATCCGAGTATGCGATGGGAATGGGCTGAGAAAATACCGTCCAAGTGACAGCCTCTTGGCAATCGGGAGTAGTCAAGGATCCCTTATAGGTATAAAAGTCACGAGTATTTAAATCGCCCAGTAACTGACCAAGCGTAATCGAACCGGGAATCTCCGCTTCGGCCTTGTATTCAACCAAATTGGGTAGTTCAGAGTAGATCTTTCTTAGGCCTGGATAAATGCGATCCGGAGTCTAAGAAAATACGTCTGCTGTATAATTGATTTCTCAGATAAAATAGCTGAAAACTCACATTAACAATCTTAAACATAATGCCCAGCACTGCAATGCCATCGGGATGATTCAAAGCT
The genomic region above belongs to Drosophila innubila isolate TH190305 chromosome 3R unlocalized genomic scaffold, UK_Dinn_1.0 2_E_3R, whole genome shotgun sequence and contains:
- the LOC117789477 gene encoding carbonic anhydrase 2-like, translating into MGIDTSTGSVNSDWNHEQNGLDWEGTCATGRRQTPIRLSLDSSLIMPLPRIFFGNYDVRLNRPLTLINKGYTVDMSIPETRNGQKPFITGGLLKGQYVAEGVHFHWGSPNSRGAEHLINNRRYDIEMHIVHRNTRYSDVSEALNHPDGIAVLGIMFKIVNTPDRIYPGLRKIYSELPNLVEYKAEAEIPGSITLGQLLGDLNTRDFYTYKGSLTTPDCQEAVTWTVFSQPIPIAYSDAAKFWNILDSNGNPIENNYRILQPRNNRPVFYRTTKDFGSYYG